Genomic segment of Arachis stenosperma cultivar V10309 chromosome 4, arast.V10309.gnm1.PFL2, whole genome shotgun sequence:
aaaaaatcatatatgttagaagaaaacatcattcatTTACCAATTACTCTTTCATTGGGTAGCTTTTAcaacaattctttttctttctatgaGGTGTGGTCATAAGAAGGTAACCATCATGGATACAAATCAGCACACACTCTTCAACTCCCGTGCTCATCATTCAGAGCAATATATGGTATGTTATCCATTAAGCATTTATAGACCATGGTGTTATCATGTttgcataaataaataaaaaattcgtaATTAAATTTAAGTCATTTATCTATTTGTGTGGTATATTGTAgtgtgaaattatttttaatttattttgtacaatgatattatggtttaatttaagcttttattttagaatttgtGTTATGATTTTATCTCATCATTTTTCTTAGATATTAAgttaatgtatttttatttattattattgaagcggatgtaatataaaatttgtaaaaagaaaaaaaaattcattcaatttattttattatagtcttctattcttctattttttttatatttttttattcattttattttctttttaaatatcatataatttattataatttataccaattaattaattataattcattatatcagttaatttaattcattaatttataatatacatGATAAAATATATCATTTGTTACTTATacgtttatttttttaaaatctaaatctgaataattatattttcattttttgttatgaacaaaatattattaataatgaataataattaaccactcatacttttaatcaaagtgtttggatgatttttatatttattaatattaattattgattattttttcataaataaattatattataatttgatgtTATTTCATAATTGATTAATGCTCATGAAACTATGttactctaaattttatattttataaatattttatttaaatataattttttaccataaaaatgtattttttaaataatatcataattttatttatttaattattctaattgaatattttatcaaatactaatTAGAGTCATTCTTCCATTTGCTTTTACTAATCTATTTTCtaactattatataaaattaaaatcgtaTTAATGAGTTTAATATTAAAGTTAATTtgactttttattatttagagtatttttcaatcaataattttatactctttactttttttcagtttcattttgaattttaatttagtacTTAAAGGTAGTGAAATTCCATTAATACTgaaataaagttacaaaagggTCCATAGAGTAGAATAAGTAAAATAATGTGATACCCACATTGCAATATCCAAATGAAACAACttaggatttaaaatttttatctttctctttctcgctgtttattatattatctattctatctattctattatataaaaattgaatttttaccTTTAATGATAGAATCAACGTAGCATGCTTCTgctttattttgtttaactcATTAAAGTCAATTCATTATgatgaattaattatatcaactaattgatttgaatagatatttaagtatcacacaatttaaaattatgtatattaattatttgatttaatttttattatatataaatttaaggaataaattaaaataagataatttattacttatttaaattgaatacaacaaatataaattaatttagttaaaaatttaatattttctaatcttctatacataaaaatgacaaaacaaaattataaaaataatctttttatcacttttgctattttaattttattttctttgctttttttatgtataattttattttatattaactttgtttatttaataataaaatatactcatattaattctatcatataatAGAAATTTAACCCAAGTTCAAAATgctaaaacaaaaaaagaaaacagtggatatatgattagagaaaaatgtataataatgacaaaatatactaaaacttaattttttctccaactaataaaagtgaggtgttaatttctcataaatttattttttctctaaaataaaatcactattttcttttctaaatttattttagaaaaatatatttattataattatattacaattaacatttaacgaataatgcatgattatactaatttagagaaatatttttattataattatataaaatcaatatttgaTACATTATCAACTAATAAAAGTGAAGTGTCAATTTCTCATGAATtcatttttcctccaaaatgaaagtactattctctcttctaaatttattttagaaaaatatatttattataattatattacaatattacaattagcatttaatgaatatataatgcataattataataatttagaaaagtaaaataaagtccagtaatTTATCTTCTGACTGACACGTGTATAGAATAACTTTTAAGAATGAGTCATGTATAGTAAATACAGTCGATAATTGTAAAAATGTATACTAacattgatataatattatttcaCGTATATATTTTGCAGGCATCAAAgaaaagtgttgagttgttttttagtagatttagattatttattgtttattagagaattttatgcattagaattctctaataatttcttatttattttgatCTAATTTTGATATGTTCTTACTTGACAGTAAAACAACATATAAAACTTTGTTGGTGGGTCTAAATATTATTAAGTTATTTATAGTCACATTgagtatatatgtttgatttattaaaGAAAGTAGATTACTAAAAccaattaataactattttagagttaatatatttaacactagcttaagaaaaaacaaataatacataacatgtatatttttattaatcaaattattataatttaaattaattttaacaaaataatttaaaattataatttcaattttatcacGTGCATGGCACGGGTGATTAAACttgtaataatattataattgagaatattaaataattaattatttattctatgATGAGTTTTAAATATGGATAAGATCCAAACtgattttgtttcaaattaagTTGTAATTTGATTAACAAATCAGTCACcaatctcatactatatatgtgtatatgataaaaaaaagaaaacataagtTTTCTCTTTTACCTCTACATACACAAATATTTCAAATTCTTAGTGAAGAACTGCTGGTGCAAGGAGTTGCAAGAAATTTCTCAATTAAATCCATTGGTCAAAGAGTTGACAACAATGATTAGTCTCAGTGTGGATACACATAGTATCTTCGTACTATCGAAGGAGAAAGCTTTATTCACTAGGGTACTCAGGTATTGGCATCTAACCCATcttatttcaataaaattttaagcaCAAAGATAGATCAATAGGATTACTTTATTACTTCCGCTGCGTGTTATGAACACTTGTAATCCTacagtggtatcagagccaggACCCTTTtgtgtttaaaattttattgcaAAAATTTACAGAATTAATAGGATTAATTTAAGTTTTGTTATTATAGTGAATGTGATTCCTAATAATGGCATGGGATGCTATTgtcaaaattataaatttatatggGATAAAATTATATGTATGTTATGGAACATACtgttattattgtttttatttatttatgaaataaaactgaaagaaaaaaaaggataaataaattttatattttgtttacgaGGAGTTACCTGACAACCAGGAGATTCGTACTCAAggataaaatttatatatgtatttgaTACATgaaatgaattaatttttactTGAACCTAGATAACCTAGgggtataaaatataattcaattaaataataacTTGAGAATCAGGTAATTATTTTGGATTAAAATTGTATGTGATACATTTAATCATCTATTTAAAATTGTATGAGTAATGACTTAACAACCAAGATACTCATTcatgattttagatatttttttaaggaataaagattttttaattttctataataataattattgtagaaaatattatttgtatgtGTGAATACATACttatatttgtttttctttttagattcatGAATAATATGTCTGCTCTATCACTGCGTGGCATACTTGAAAATAACAAATTGTCTTACTGTCaaatgcatcattctggcaTCCATGGGTTCTGATCTTCAGAGGCAACATTAGGATATGGATCCACCAACTATTGTTGAACATCTTAAGAAGATGTATGGTGCACAAAGTAAGACAGCCCGATATCAATTGtccaaaattttatttagatCCACACTTGATGTGGACTCTCCTGTTGGACCCCATGTTCTTAAGATGATTGATCTTATTGAACAACTTGAGAAGTTGGGATGCAAATTGGGCAAAGAACTTTCACAAGATTTGATCTTGCAATCTCTTCCAGAAACTTTTTCACAATTCATTGTTAGCTTTAATATGATTAAAGTAAGCTGTGATCTTCATGAAATGCTCAACATGCTAATTGATTATGAGAATCAAATTCCATctgaaaaaaagaaaggagttgcTACGGTAGTTGGCAGCTCTTCTAAGAAGAAAGGAAAGTggaaagcaaaagaaaatggaaagaataattttaaaagagaaCCCATGGCACCTAAGGGTGGTGTGACCAAATCCAAGGACAAGTAagaaaaggctgacaaaaatgATGCTGAATGCTTTTATTGTAAAGGCAAAGGTCATTGGAAAAGAAACTGCAAGGAGTACCTTGCTTCTTTGAAAACCAAAGAGGAACGTAAGACATATTTGAAAAcagttttcatgatttctttggcTACTATTAATTCTTCTATATGGGTATTAGATACCGGAAGTGCTCATAATATTTGCAATTCGTTGTAGGGACTACGAGTAAGTAGATGGCTGAAGAAGGGAAAAACTTACCTTCAAGTCGGGAACAGAGCAAATGTTGCTGCTGTAGCTATAGGATCTATTTCTTTAGCAATACCTACGGGCAAGACATTAGTATTGGAGAATTGTCATTATGTTCctaattttgttacaaatgttaTTTCTGTTTCTATGTTGGACAAAcgtgatttttattttaatattaaaaatggCATTTGTTCTACTTATTATGGTGATGACTTATACGTAAATGGCTATCTCCAATATGGCGATTATATTCTTTCCGATTTAAATGGCAATTCTGTCATAATGTTTCTACTCTCAAAAGAGAGAGGAATAATCAAGTAAATGAATTATATCTTTGGCATTGTAGACTTGGTCATATAGGAGAAAAAAGGATTTCTAAGTTACATAAAGAAGGTTACCTTAACAAATATGATTATGAATCATATGTAACTTGTGAATCCTGTCTCAAAGGAAAAATGACCAAAACTCCATTTATGGGACATGGAGAAAGGGCTACAGAATTATTGAGACTAATACATACAGATGTTTGTGGACCAATGAAAATTTAAGCCAAAGGAGGATATTCTTATTTTATCACTTTCACTGATGATATGTCTAGATATGGCTTTGTGTATCTTATGAAACACAAATCTGAGTCATTTGAAATGTTCAAAATTTTTCGCAGTGAAGTTGAAAATCAAACAGGTAAAAGCATTAATGTGCTTAGATCTGATAGAGGAGGAGAATATCTAAATGATCATTTTCTTGAATACTTAAAGAAAAATGGAATTCTTTCTCAATGGACACCTCCTGGTACCCCACAATACAATGGTATTTCAGAGAGGAGGAATCAAACTTTATTAGATATGGTTCGATCCATGATGGATTTTACTGATCTTCCATTGAATTTATGGGGCTATGCTTTAGAAACAACATCATATTTGCTAAATAAAGTACCCACTAAAGCAGTTTCTTCAACACCATATGAGATATAGAAAGGACGAAAACCAAATCTCAAACACATTAGAGTTTGGGATGTCCAGCATATGTTAAGAAATTGCAAAGTAATAAACTTGATGCTAGGTCCGATaaatgtagattcattggttaCCTTAAAGAAACAATAGGTTATTATTTCTATCACCCTTCTGACCACAAAGTGTTTGTGGCAAGAGGTGGGACCTTTTTAGAAAAGGAATTTCTTTCTGAAGACAAGGTGAAGAAATATAACTTGATGAAGTTCAAGAAACCAATGAAATAGTACAAGCTCAAGAATATGAAATATCAAGTTGAGCAACCAATTTTGGATGTACTTAAACTAAAACCAAATTTATCATCTTCAAGAGTTGAGGATAACAAACCGATAGTAGTTCAAAGAGAGATTAATGAACCAATTCTTGAACTATCTTTGGAACCAGTTCAGCAACCTCCAAATTTGGTACAAGAACTACCTCTTCGACGGTCCACAAGAGAACATCGTCCACCACTAAGGCTAAATCTAATGGTGCAAGATGATGTGGAAAATGGGATCGATTATGATGATAATGATCCTAAGACTTATGAAGAGGCAATGCAAAGTTCCGAAAGCCTAAAATGGCAGAGTGCCATGGAATCCGAAATAGAGTCTATGAGGATCAACAATGTTTGGACTTTGGTTGAACCCTCAAAAGACATAAAACCTATTGGTTGCAAATGTGTTTACAAGAAAAAGATTGGAACAGATGGTAAGGTAGAGACCTATAAAGCCCGTCTAGTTGCCAAGAGATACCGTCAAAAGGAGGgaatagattatgaagaaacattTTCTCCTGTGGCAATGCTCAAATCTATTCGGATTCTACTTGCTATAGTAGCATACTATGATTATGAAATATGGAAAATGGATGTGAAAACAGTGCTTCTTAATGGAGAACTCAAAGAGGAAGTGTACATGACACAACCTGAAGGTTTCACACTTCCGTCTGATCATAGTAAAGTTTGTAAGCTGCAATGCGCCATTTATGGGCTAAAGCAAGCTTCTAGAAGTTGGAACATTTATTTTAATAAGACAATCGAAAAGTTCGATTTTATCCGGTGTGAAGAGGATCCTTGCATATACAAAAAGTTTAGTGGGAGTACAATCATTTTCTTAGTACTCTATGTTGATGACATATTACTAATAGGAAATGATGTACCAGCATTGCAAAATACCAAAATTTGGCTATCTCAACAATtttccatgaaagatttgggAGAAGCAGCCTATATTCTAGGAATAAAAATCTATAAAGATAGATCTAAAAGGTTGCTTGGACTCTCACAGTCTATGTACATTGATACCATATTGAAAAGGTATAACATGGAAAATTCCAAAAAAGGTTATTTACCAATAGGCACTGGAATTACTCTCAGCAGAAAGGATTGTCCTAAAACTTCTGAAGAGAGAGTACGCATGAGTAGAATACCATATGCTAGTGCAGTGGGAGCTATCATGTATACCATGACATGTACACGTCCTGATGTCGCATATGCGCTAGGAGTAGCCAGTCGATATCAGGCAAATCCTGGTGAGAAAACATTGGAAGGTGGTTAAATCCATTCTTAAATATTTAAGAAGAACCAAAGACCAATTCCTCATCTATGGAGATTCTGAACTTATACCAAAAGGGTTCACTGATGCAAGTTTTGCCTCAGATAAAGATGATAGCAAATCTACTTCAAGTTATGTTTTCACCTTAAACGATGGTGCAGTGAGTTAGAAAAGTTCCAAACAAGCTACTGTAGCTGATTCAACGACTGAAGCTGAGTATATAGCAGCAAGTGAGGCTGCTAAAGAAGCTGTGTGGATGAAGAAGTTCATAAATGAGCTTGGTGTGGTACCTTCAATTAAAGAACCACTTCCGTTACTGTGCGACAATAATGGAGCCATTGCACAAGCAAAAGAGCCAAGATCACATCAAAAATCTAAGCATATCTTGAGAATGTATCATTTGATAAGAGAGATCGTTGAACGTAGAGACGTTGAAATTCAAAAGGTTGCTGGGAAGGATAATGCAGCAGATCCATTCACTAAGGCGCTTGGatcaaaagagtttgataagcACATGTGGGAATTAGGATTGAAATATATGACTGATTGGCTCTAGTGCAAGTGGGAGATTTTGTTGGAAATACATGTATGCCCTAGATCCAATCTGTCATTGGCTCTAGTGCAAGTGGGAGATTGTTGGAGATAAGTGTGTATGTCCAACAAAATACTAtcatgaattattattattattattcctttttatagaataaacttttataatttatgatagtgtccttaattaaaattagaaacgAATAATTACGATAGGGATCGTAATAATGAGATATACGTTTTTTGagtacttttaatttaaattgttcTTAATCGTAGAATCACTAAAAATGGGACAttagtgatatatatatatatatatatatatatataatagtcttcattggatgaaaattaatagatctcatttgttaaattatatatataaatggtatatatagagatataaccattgaactgactcactctaagaattcctaatggttataattaccgtatatttgtcaataggatattcttATGATGAACATaatattagaattttcctttgacctgcgactatcatagtaattaacaatgtatttgttatactttgattccggaCACCTAACACCCTACGGTGTTAGTTGAATGGACattgggtatgatttaaatacttgtagaattaatgattagtcaaaATGGAATCCATCAACTATGGTAATGAGTTTGAGCTCTACGATTATaatgaatgaaataaacaaTGCCTTGGCTAAGGGGTTTGAATAAATtaagaaatgagtttcttaaatcattcataattcattataataacggtaacaagttagagtttgacaatcAAACCGAACTCTAAAAGTTAGCCAAGAGCTGAAAAGATGGAAGGAGTTGTATTTTTGTTCATCTTGGGTtcttagtaaaaaaatattattacttcatactatcgggtcGTCAAGGAGCGTTGCTAGAGgccaaccttgattagtaaatttagtatgactaatatactacccgcttagtattgaacctatggggtcacacactaacgagtgttctaatccttggtaaataatcatttaattattattttgattagatcaaataaataattatattaattcaaatggagtattattatattctttgctaacaccataaatataataatattataattgagaatattaaataattaattatttattctatgATGAGTTTTAAATATGGATAAGATCCTAACtgattttgtttcaaattaagTTGTAATTTGATTAACAAATCAGTCACCAATCTcatatatatactatatatgtgtatatgataaaagaaagaaaacacaAGTTTTTTCTTTTACCTCTACATACACAAATATTCCAAATTCTTAGTGAAGAATTGCTGGTGCAAGGAGTTGTAAGAAACTTCACAGTTAAATCCATTGGTCAAAGAGTTGACAACAAGGATTAGTCTCGGTGTGGATATACATAGTACCTTCGTACTATCGAAGGAGAAAACTTTATTCACTAAGATACTCAAGTATTAGCATCTAAGTCATCTTATTTCAATAAAGTtctaaacacaaaaataaatcaataaaattaCTTTATTACTTTCGCTGCGTGTTATGAATACTTGTAATCCtacataattattattaatattttttcttgtCCAAAATAACCACTAAAACATCATAATCTACGTTTCCTAATTTCTTTTGAGAGAAGAAGTAAAGGTGTTTATAAcctaatgaaaacaaagaaatgTTCTAAGAAATTGATAATAACTCCTAATTAACCACATATTGCTGAGGGATAGATAGATGAACCTGTTCAGGTGGGGGGACTTTGTACTTTAGAGCTTCTAGTGGTTCAGCTCGTAAAAGCTTTACAAGaatatcaataataaaattttaacaattGCTCAATTATCCTTTACAAAATTAgagaataaattattattgcaTAATCTATAGATTTTGCTATATTTTTAaccaattattttaaaatttggacaaaattaattttttaaaacattaaaaatactCTAATACCACACtgattttttcaaattttataatcccataaaaataaaaaattatgtcatAAGTTAATTAtctataatttaataaaatatataaggagatttatttaatatataaggAAAAGTCATTTGCTTTCTAATTTCTATAGAGTATCAGAGTAATGGCCTAAAATgttgcataaaaattaattaaatattttcattattattgtaTAATAACCAATCAAATTTCAAGCAAAAAGAATGCTAGCTAATCACaaaatcttttatatttttatttatattttatttattaatatgaatctaatttaattatattatttataaattttaatcctatttattttaattataagtatgaatttgattaaagtttatattatttatgaacaGTGATTATATTATTCTTCTTTGATGAGAAAGTTTTGTAGGATTGTTAAACAGGCTAGTCCGGTCTATTTAGGTTCGGCCCGTTAAACCTGTGGGTTAAATAGGCTGGCCCGTTTAAGCCTGCTTTATTCACGGGTTAGAATTTTTTAACTTGGACCGTTTATGGTCAGTCCAATGGGTTAAACAGGTCAGCCcgtttatcattttattttattttttaaaaaatattttgacaaaaaataccACTTTTAGGtcgaaaatcattaaaaaataatattttttagttgatTGGTCGGATTTTCGAGTCAAGTAGGAAAAATATTGGCTAAAAgtgctattttttttaaaaaatgtaaaaaaattaatgggCCACCCGTTTAGCCCGCAAATTGACCCATTTAACCCGTCATTTTTTCGGGTTAATCGGGCTCAACCCATTTAGCCCGAAATTTAAACTGTTTTAATTTTAGAAGTAAAGTCCGCTCATTTAAATAGATAAACAGAATGGTTCGATAGATTTAGCGCATTTTAACTGCCCTAAGGTTTTGTGCATAGATGatcttgaaagaaaaaaaaaaaaagagcaaatacGATGGTTTAAAATGCATGAAACGAAGAAGGATACATGGcactaatataataaatatggaGGAATAAAACGTTATTCGTTTATATGCAACATTCAcacatatttataatttattttctattggGCAAGTTCAAAGCTTTCTAGCTCAAATTGATTCGTCGATGGACGAAACCAATAATCCTTGGTCTCAAACAAGTGAGCCAAGTATTTCTTAGTAGTCCTGGTTCCATGTTTGGCCAACAGCTCCAGGGAGAAAGAGTTGTCAATTGTGTAAACGTTCTCCGTGCATCTAAGAATTCTCACCAATTTCAGTTTTGCTTTTGATCTCTTGTTCTGTTCATTGATCGCAAATTTCGCAATCTTAATCACCTTGGGACTTTTGACATCCCTCTCGTGAGAAATAGTTGCAAGCAATTCTGACTCCGGCCAGGCGGCTGCGGCGGCAACCGTAACGGCGGACAGGTGAGCAAACAGAAAGAGGATAATAAGGCTGTGAAATCTCATGTTGAAagaattttatgttttttttgttcgagtttatttatttatctctCCAATCTTACAATTTTATTTCGCAATTTGAAATACAAATCTTCAACATATATTGTCATTgtatatataataacttaaaatgCATGGTTTGCTTTTGTTTTTGTGGTGTTATTAGTTGCAATTTATAGTAATTAATTAGGAAATTTTAGCTCTTGAATATACTTATTGTATTTAGACATTAATTATGCCGAATTTTAGTTTTTCCGGCTTTATCATTTGCTTATGAGTCAAAATTATTGTGTAAAGaaattagaataatgacttgtGGCAATACATGAAGGGTCGGTTCTTATAATTTAAATGCAAAATCATTCATAAAACTAAAATACTACAccaatttaataaatatatgatggaaaattatatttatttttgcaTATCTTAAATTAGGTGACTTCTATGGTGGTCAATTCATTTGAGTGGACAAGGTGGCTAAAGAATATGTAGTCAATTGGAGCTTAACACATGGATTGAATGTGACTAACTCCCATATGAGTTTGACTATGAAAATAATTAGTTTGGTTAATGAGCCACGGTAAAAGTGAGTAAACACGGGTAAGTAGGAAATGTAATGAATTAGCAAATGTAGTTTGTGAGGGTCCTTTTTTCGAATTTCAAACATTCCCATAGTTGAAACAGGAGGGAATTGAAACAGGaatcaaaaggaaaaattaaaaaatctccTAAATTTTAGATTTGAATGAGCGACCTTCAAGCCTGTTAGAGAAGTTAGGGTTCATCTTGAAGTTGTGCACACTCTTGCGGGAGGTGGGCACATGCCATCCCCAAAGAGGCGAATCGGAATCTTTCGCAGCGATTCGATGAGAAAGAGCAGAAGAATAGCGAAACGGTAGGATTTGCGCCGTCGTTGCTTCTCCTCTGTCTCCTTCGAAGTGCCCCTTCTATATCTCTCAAGGGTGGAAACCCTGAACTCTGGATGATGGTTCTGGATCTCTAACTCACCTGGTATCCCTCGTCTCTCTTACGTTGCGTCGTTGGTCTTCGGAAACAGTGGAATCTGGCTCCTGTTCGTTCCTGTTCTGTGCTCTAACATTggtgaattttttgttttttttatctttatcctATATCAGAGGAATATACAGTTGTCTTGAATTTGCTGAATAGTTGTTAATCTGTTGTGTTAGGCATATGAAATACCGTTTTTATTCCCCAAAAAATATGCACAGACTTGCTTAATAAATTGAATTTCCGGAAGTAAATAAACACCACTATTATGATGCTCAGGATCAAGAATTGACAACCGAAAAAATTG
This window contains:
- the LOC130974524 gene encoding uncharacterized protein LOC130974524 gives rise to the protein MRFHSLIILFLFAHLSAVTVAAAAAWPESELLATISHERDVKSPKVIKIAKFAINEQNKRSKAKLKLVRILRCTENVYTIDNSFSLELLAKHGTRTTKKYLAHLFETKDYWFRPSTNQFELESFELAQ